The proteins below come from a single Desertibacillus haloalkaliphilus genomic window:
- a CDS encoding YbaK family protein, translating to MTVITTFAEKQRKKRWLFERKVLRELSLKEISEGVKEHFKYLFPTQYLRHPFLEDPCIDIAIDAYLLGAEFSRFGYYGETMNQVRKRCFPDIHELISSLFELLQGWTYQADFVADSLFVAVETYVYHWWEKGFSEGEKRYRLRLH from the coding sequence ATGACAGTTATTACAACGTTTGCGGAGAAGCAAAGAAAGAAGCGTTGGTTATTTGAACGGAAAGTCCTCCGAGAGTTGTCATTAAAAGAAATAAGTGAAGGCGTGAAAGAGCATTTTAAATATTTATTTCCAACCCAATACTTACGTCATCCATTCTTAGAAGATCCATGTATTGATATAGCGATTGATGCCTATTTATTAGGTGCTGAATTTAGCCGTTTTGGTTATTACGGTGAAACGATGAATCAGGTGCGGAAGCGGTGTTTTCCTGATATTCATGAGTTAATTAGTTCACTGTTTGAGCTATTACAAGGGTGGACATATCAAGCAGATTTTGTTGCGGATTCGCTATTTGTCGCTGTTGAGACGTATGTGTATCACTGGTGGGAAAAAGGCTTTAGTGAGGGTGAAAAAAGATATAGGCTCCGCCTTCATTAA
- a CDS encoding mannitol-1-phosphate 5-dehydrogenase, with protein sequence MKQTVHFGAGNIGRGFIGALFSQSNYHVTFIDIAEQIINKLNEENSYQVKLATEQEEVMQVDHVSGLNNMTQENEVVKTIQDATYVTTAIGPDILPRIAPLIARGIAERVVKTEEKLYVIACENQIGATDILKKHILDHLNEEIKGLLEGRVYFFNSAVDRIVPIQNQDSLDVLVEPYYEWVVETKESIPPVKGMKIVEDLAPFIERKLFTVNTGHAVIAYLGYIEGKETIDKTLADPEIANQVEETLKETGAYLIKRYAMDEVEHLSYINKNIDRFKNPYLNDSVTRVGRAPIRKLGPEDRLVRPITEAYKEGLSYSNLAKAIAAALMFDDPEDKQAVELQGMIEENGVAAVLKSVSNLNEDSEITKEVIRQYEILKG encoded by the coding sequence TTGAAGCAAACCGTCCACTTTGGAGCAGGAAACATAGGTAGAGGTTTTATAGGAGCATTATTTTCTCAGTCTAACTATCATGTAACATTTATTGATATAGCCGAACAGATCATTAACAAATTAAATGAGGAAAACAGTTATCAAGTAAAATTAGCGACTGAACAGGAAGAGGTAATGCAGGTTGATCATGTGTCTGGATTAAATAATATGACCCAAGAGAATGAGGTAGTAAAAACGATTCAAGACGCAACTTACGTAACGACAGCTATTGGTCCAGACATTTTGCCACGAATTGCACCATTAATTGCTCGTGGGATAGCGGAGCGCGTTGTTAAAACCGAAGAAAAGCTATATGTGATTGCATGTGAAAATCAAATCGGAGCAACTGACATTTTAAAGAAGCATATATTAGATCATCTAAACGAAGAAATAAAGGGATTATTGGAAGGAAGGGTCTACTTCTTTAATTCCGCTGTTGATCGTATTGTGCCAATTCAAAATCAAGATTCACTAGATGTGTTAGTTGAGCCTTACTATGAATGGGTTGTAGAAACGAAGGAAAGTATTCCTCCTGTCAAAGGCATGAAAATTGTTGAGGATCTTGCCCCGTTTATTGAACGAAAATTATTTACTGTAAACACGGGTCACGCAGTTATTGCTTACCTCGGATACATTGAAGGTAAGGAAACGATAGATAAAACGTTAGCAGATCCAGAGATTGCAAATCAGGTCGAAGAGACTCTTAAGGAGACGGGTGCTTATTTAATTAAACGCTATGCAATGGATGAAGTAGAGCATTTATCTTATATTAATAAGAACATTGACCGCTTTAAAAACCCTTATTTGAATGATAGTGTAACGAGAGTAGGAAGAGCACCAATTCGTAAGTTAGGGCCTGAAGACAGATTGGTTCGTCCAATAACAGAGGCATACAAAGAAGGGCTATCCTATTCAAATTTAGCCAAGGCGATTGCTGCTGCACTAATGTTTGATGACCCTGAGGATAAGCAAGCAGTTGAGCTGCAGGGGATGATTGAGGAGAACGGAGTAGCAGCTGTCTTGAAGTCTGTAAGTAACCTTAACGAAGATAGTGAAATTACAAAAGAAGTGATTCGCCAATATGAAATATTAAAGGGATAA
- the rpsI gene encoding 30S ribosomal protein S9, translated as MAQVQYYGTGRRKNSVARVRLVPGDGSIVINGRQLDEYFGLETLKLIVKQPLVETETEGQYNVLVTVNGGGYTGQAGAIRHGVARALLQADPEYRAALKSAGFLTRDARAKERKKYGLKAARRAPQFSKR; from the coding sequence TTGGCACAAGTACAATACTACGGTACTGGTCGACGCAAGAATTCTGTTGCTCGTGTACGTTTAGTTCCTGGTGATGGAAGCATCGTTATTAACGGTCGTCAGTTAGATGAATACTTTGGATTAGAAACTTTAAAATTAATCGTTAAGCAACCACTTGTTGAAACTGAAACAGAAGGACAATACAATGTTCTAGTTACTGTTAATGGTGGAGGATACACAGGACAAGCTGGAGCAATCCGTCACGGTGTAGCTCGTGCATTATTACAAGCTGATCCTGAGTACCGCGCAGCACTAAAGAGCGCTGGTTTCTTAACACGTGATGCTCGTGCGAAAGAACGTAAGAAATACGGTCTTAAAGCAGCACGTCGTGCACCTCAGTTCTCAAAACGTTAA
- a CDS encoding KinB-signaling pathway activation protein — protein sequence MNSRKVVYLFFSTLLVGSISGVIVGLVIDWSTYTGEGFMNFFVGLIWLLGISATFSLISQMGFFAYLTVHRLALGLFKSHRLWNRVQVLLIAFVIFDLVYFRYVAFATETETIFGYMITPAFLLIYGLIVAYLKSKDTHQGAFIPALFFIIVITTVEWVPALTVNDPKWLWLYFAPLLAANTWQLLILHRLTGVNQKEG from the coding sequence GTGAATAGTCGTAAAGTTGTTTATTTATTTTTTTCAACACTTTTAGTTGGTTCAATAAGTGGGGTTATTGTCGGACTTGTGATTGACTGGTCGACCTATACAGGCGAAGGTTTTATGAATTTCTTTGTTGGACTGATCTGGTTGCTTGGAATTAGTGCAACGTTTAGTTTAATTAGTCAGATGGGCTTCTTCGCCTATTTAACCGTTCATCGTTTAGCGTTAGGTCTTTTTAAGTCGCATAGACTCTGGAATCGTGTACAAGTTTTACTTATCGCATTTGTGATTTTTGATTTAGTATATTTTCGTTATGTAGCCTTTGCCACTGAAACTGAGACAATCTTTGGCTATATGATTACACCTGCCTTTTTATTGATTTATGGTTTGATTGTTGCTTACTTGAAAAGTAAAGATACTCATCAAGGAGCCTTTATTCCCGCGTTGTTTTTTATCATCGTAATCACAACGGTTGAATGGGTGCCTGCACTTACAGTTAATGACCCTAAGTGGCTATGGTTATATTTTGCGCCATTGCTTGCAGCAAATACATGGCAACTTTTAATTTTACATCGTTTAACTGGAGTTAATCAGAAAGAAGGTTGA
- the pdaB gene encoding polysaccharide deacetylase family sporulation protein PdaB, which translates to MKFIWVWNGKKIKQLSIILIAAFFTAGLLYVERDQLMVFSTSEGPQAFYKADIEEKKIALTFNISWGDNRTLPILDVLKDRDVENTTFFLSGAWAERHPDVVERIVEDGHEVGNHGFQYKDYPGWDDQKIRRDIRTSHDILSEMIDDNPTLLRPPNGNFDKDVLNLADAEGYTIAHWSIDSKDYTNPGVDQIVDNVLQQVDPGEVILMHASDSVKQTHKALPIIIDQLKNEGYEFVTISELIASTDTKTEEID; encoded by the coding sequence ATGAAATTTATTTGGGTTTGGAATGGGAAAAAGATAAAACAGCTATCAATTATTCTTATTGCCGCCTTTTTTACCGCAGGATTACTTTACGTCGAGCGCGATCAATTGATGGTCTTCTCTACTTCAGAAGGCCCACAGGCATTTTACAAAGCTGATATTGAAGAAAAAAAAATTGCTCTTACCTTCAACATTAGTTGGGGAGATAATCGAACACTTCCAATTTTAGATGTATTAAAGGATCGAGACGTAGAAAACACAACTTTTTTCCTTTCAGGTGCATGGGCTGAACGGCACCCTGATGTCGTTGAACGCATCGTAGAGGATGGCCATGAAGTTGGAAATCACGGGTTTCAGTATAAAGACTATCCTGGATGGGATGATCAGAAAATCCGCCGTGACATACGTACAAGTCATGACATTCTATCTGAAATGATTGATGATAATCCGACATTACTACGGCCACCAAACGGAAATTTTGATAAGGATGTTTTAAACCTTGCCGATGCCGAAGGATATACAATTGCACACTGGAGCATAGATTCTAAAGATTACACAAATCCCGGTGTTGATCAAATTGTTGACAATGTTTTACAACAGGTCGATCCTGGTGAAGTCATTTTAATGCATGCATCTGACTCAGTAAAACAGACACATAAAGCTCTACCAATTATCATTGATCAACTCAAAAATGAAGGATATGAGTTCGTTACGATAAGCGAATTAATTGCAAGTACAGACACAAAAACTGAAGAAATCGACTAA
- the gerD gene encoding spore germination lipoprotein GerD: protein MRKIVKLLIISTLFSVIVGCAAADDGGNNGSPDYESTKNMMVDMLKTDDGKQAVQEVISDEEVQKELIMDQALVKQTIQDTLTSEEGKQFWQETMQDPEFAKTFAETIQEENERLLKSLMKDPEYQAMMTDILKAPEMEEEFLEIMKTKEYRQQVMTVMSDAFESPFFTAKVNEILSKVAEEQMKKEDEGGEGEGSGDGGGGGS, encoded by the coding sequence ATGCGAAAAATTGTGAAACTGCTCATCATTTCTACTTTATTCTCAGTAATTGTCGGGTGTGCCGCAGCAGATGATGGAGGGAATAACGGCTCACCAGATTATGAAAGCACGAAAAATATGATGGTTGATATGTTGAAAACTGATGATGGAAAGCAGGCAGTTCAAGAGGTTATTAGTGATGAAGAGGTACAAAAAGAATTGATTATGGATCAAGCCCTTGTAAAACAAACGATCCAAGACACATTAACATCTGAAGAGGGAAAGCAATTTTGGCAAGAAACGATGCAAGATCCTGAATTTGCAAAAACATTTGCTGAAACAATTCAAGAAGAAAATGAACGTTTGTTAAAATCACTTATGAAAGATCCTGAATACCAAGCAATGATGACCGACATTCTAAAAGCACCAGAGATGGAAGAAGAATTTTTAGAGATTATGAAGACAAAAGAATATCGCCAACAAGTTATGACTGTCATGTCAGACGCCTTCGAAAGTCCATTTTTCACCGCCAAAGTTAATGAAATTCTTTCAAAAGTAGCTGAGGAACAAATGAAAAAAGAGGACGAAGGAGGAGAAGGCGAAGGTAGCGGTGACGGTGGAGGTGGCGGCAGTTAA
- a CDS encoding Mrp/NBP35 family ATP-binding protein, which yields MLTEGQVLDALKDVIDPDLNKSIVETDGIREMKIKDSNVSVKIALARTGTPEQMQLQQQIVNAVKGAGAESVGLRFEQLSDEEVKKHGGADTQSQPGGDSLLSEGTKTTFIAVTSGKGGVGKSTVSVNLATTLARLGKKVGIIDADIYGFSVPDMMGIEERPKVVGERIHPVERFGVKVISMGFFVEDNAPVIWRGPMLGKMLNNFFSEVEWGELDYLILDLPPGTGDVALDIHTMLPHSKEIIVTTPHATAAFVAARAGAMAIKTHHEILGVVENMSYFESKLTGEREYVFGQGGGERLSEELKTEVLGQIPLGQPEIDEKDFAPSVYGKEHPIGQIYSQIAERIIEKDQK from the coding sequence ATGTTAACTGAAGGACAAGTTTTGGATGCGTTAAAGGACGTAATCGACCCCGATTTAAATAAAAGCATTGTTGAAACTGATGGCATTCGTGAGATGAAAATTAAAGACAGCAATGTCAGCGTGAAGATCGCATTAGCAAGAACAGGAACACCAGAGCAAATGCAGCTTCAACAGCAAATTGTAAACGCTGTTAAAGGAGCGGGGGCTGAGTCTGTTGGATTACGCTTTGAACAATTATCAGATGAAGAAGTGAAAAAGCATGGTGGTGCCGATACTCAGTCACAACCTGGAGGAGATTCGTTACTATCTGAAGGGACAAAAACAACCTTTATCGCTGTAACGAGTGGTAAGGGTGGTGTTGGTAAGTCAACAGTGTCAGTGAACTTAGCGACAACGCTTGCCCGCCTTGGGAAGAAGGTCGGTATTATTGACGCTGACATTTATGGTTTCAGTGTACCGGATATGATGGGGATTGAAGAGCGCCCTAAAGTGGTCGGAGAACGAATTCACCCTGTAGAGCGATTTGGTGTTAAGGTTATTTCTATGGGCTTCTTTGTCGAAGATAATGCTCCAGTTATTTGGCGTGGTCCGATGCTAGGTAAAATGTTAAATAACTTTTTTAGTGAAGTAGAGTGGGGAGAATTAGATTACTTAATCCTTGACCTTCCACCGGGAACTGGAGATGTTGCGTTAGATATTCATACGATGCTTCCGCACAGCAAGGAGATCATTGTGACGACACCACATGCAACAGCTGCATTTGTAGCGGCTAGAGCAGGAGCAATGGCGATTAAGACACACCATGAAATCCTAGGTGTCGTTGAGAATATGTCATACTTTGAAAGCAAGCTTACTGGAGAACGTGAATATGTGTTCGGACAAGGTGGCGGTGAGCGGCTTTCAGAAGAGTTGAAAACAGAAGTACTTGGCCAAATACCATTAGGACAACCAGAAATTGATGAAAAGGATTTTGCTCCATCCGTTTATGGTAAGGAACACCCAATTGGTCAAATTTATAGTCAGATTGCAGAACGAATTATAGAAAAAGACCAGAAATAA
- a CDS encoding BglG family transcription antiterminator, whose translation MFITSREKAIIDLIVRTSKNHTVHTLASFLNVSVRTIQRDLKSVDKVLRQFELTLERTDHDRYFIKGKNEHIYRLMQHLTGVSPTDESPEKRKLSLLLILFHEGPTFKKQVLANQLGISSATLTTYMDDLAGWLSHSSIILTRKRGVGIELIGTEANKRHALASYFLVYFYEDLIESLYLMQKGDQIAEQVLGYFSPQYLAVVDQVVSQRLNKGQLKLIDSDYVGLIVHICIAIQRTENNFDLENKPQSDEERTYEHKLMEMICEKLQEKLSVEIIDSDIAFLTMILSGSKVGVEDVVYYDSILLSRMIQNVIQDVSSKLLVDLSDDFSLYQGLLAHMEPSIFRLKQKMDLFNPLTEEIKKKYPVLFIAVRQSLEKEFTDISFPDEEVAFIVLHFGSALLMNEENVRIKAVVVCPTGIGASKMLASRIKKELVEIAAIDILSIKDFQSANLNEYDIVISTIRLPFTDVDYILVSPLLSEKDIGFIRNYLQTNLESVTSKKQYLNPEKPQEAVTRRNQLNVNDLLQEIKDVHSSMDAILNNLRVYRLPDARDHWKVLRDMVGEAEEVGLVKNTDAVIKQLEERERKGGLGIPNTNMGLYHCSDESVQELLFQVAHLGQPSTIKGMDGEKIQMKTVLLMLAPKSMSSREKEILSIISTSLIESDATMIIYSSSNKAMIRKKLEDLFLDYLQNNLIKE comes from the coding sequence ATGTTTATTACGTCAAGGGAAAAGGCTATCATCGATTTAATTGTTCGAACGTCAAAAAACCATACCGTTCACACTCTAGCTTCATTCTTAAACGTTAGTGTGAGAACAATTCAAAGGGATTTAAAATCTGTTGATAAGGTTTTAAGACAATTTGAGTTAACGCTAGAACGTACCGATCATGATCGATACTTTATTAAAGGCAAAAATGAACATATTTATAGATTAATGCAACATTTAACGGGTGTTAGTCCAACAGATGAAAGCCCTGAAAAAAGAAAGTTGAGTTTGTTACTAATCTTATTTCATGAAGGGCCTACGTTTAAAAAGCAAGTGCTTGCGAATCAGTTAGGAATTAGCTCAGCAACGTTAACGACTTATATGGATGATTTGGCAGGTTGGTTGAGTCATTCTTCAATTATCCTTACGAGAAAAAGAGGGGTAGGAATAGAGCTAATAGGAACTGAAGCTAACAAACGCCATGCTCTTGCTAGCTATTTTTTAGTCTACTTTTATGAGGATTTAATTGAAAGCTTATATTTGATGCAAAAAGGAGATCAAATTGCTGAACAAGTGTTAGGTTATTTTTCTCCACAATACCTAGCTGTCGTTGATCAAGTTGTTAGTCAAAGGCTGAACAAGGGACAACTCAAACTAATTGATAGTGATTATGTAGGACTTATTGTACATATTTGTATAGCCATTCAGCGAACGGAGAACAATTTTGACTTGGAGAACAAACCGCAATCAGACGAAGAGCGTACCTATGAACATAAGTTAATGGAAATGATTTGTGAGAAGCTGCAAGAAAAACTATCGGTTGAGATCATTGATAGCGATATCGCTTTCTTGACCATGATATTATCAGGTTCGAAGGTCGGTGTAGAAGATGTCGTATATTATGACAGTATATTACTAAGCCGGATGATTCAAAATGTTATCCAGGATGTCTCATCCAAGCTTCTTGTCGATTTATCGGATGATTTTTCTTTGTATCAAGGCTTATTGGCACATATGGAGCCTTCGATCTTCCGCTTAAAACAGAAGATGGATTTGTTTAACCCTTTAACAGAAGAAATCAAAAAGAAGTATCCTGTTTTATTTATAGCAGTAAGACAAAGTCTCGAAAAGGAGTTTACGGACATTAGCTTTCCAGACGAGGAAGTTGCTTTTATCGTTCTTCATTTTGGTTCGGCTCTGCTAATGAATGAAGAGAACGTGAGGATCAAGGCTGTGGTTGTTTGTCCTACAGGCATTGGAGCCTCTAAAATGCTCGCTAGCCGTATCAAGAAAGAGTTAGTCGAGATTGCTGCTATCGATATTTTGTCGATTAAAGATTTTCAATCTGCAAATCTTAATGAATATGATATTGTCATTTCAACGATTCGACTTCCATTTACAGATGTTGATTATATTCTTGTAAGCCCGTTGTTAAGTGAAAAAGATATCGGTTTTATTCGAAATTATTTACAGACGAACTTAGAGAGTGTAACAAGCAAAAAACAATATTTAAACCCTGAGAAACCGCAGGAGGCCGTAACGAGAAGAAACCAGTTAAATGTAAATGACCTGTTGCAAGAAATTAAAGATGTTCATTCGAGTATGGACGCGATTCTAAATAATCTAAGGGTTTATCGATTACCTGATGCTCGGGACCACTGGAAGGTTCTAAGAGACATGGTCGGAGAAGCTGAAGAAGTTGGTTTAGTTAAAAATACGGATGCTGTGATTAAGCAGTTAGAGGAAAGAGAGCGCAAAGGTGGTCTAGGTATACCCAACACAAATATGGGTCTGTATCATTGTAGTGATGAAAGTGTTCAGGAACTACTATTCCAAGTTGCTCATTTAGGTCAGCCTAGTACAATTAAAGGGATGGATGGAGAGAAAATACAAATGAAAACGGTTCTTCTCATGTTGGCACCTAAGAGCATGAGTAGTAGAGAAAAGGAAATACTTAGTATCATCAGTACAAGCTTGATTGAAAGTGATGCGACGATGATCATATATTCATCTTCAAACAAAGCAATGATACGAAAGAAGTTGGAAGATTTGTTTTTAGATTACCTACAAAATAACTTGATAAAGGAATGA
- the rplM gene encoding 50S ribosomal protein L13: MRTTYMAKPNQVERKWYVIDAEGQTLGRLSSEVASILRGKHKPTFTPHVDTGDHVIIINAEKIELTGNKAKDKVYYRHTGHPGGIKSITAGELREKNPVRLLEKSIKGMLPKNTLGRKQGMKLHVYAGSEHNHQAQKPEVYELRG, encoded by the coding sequence ATGCGTACGACATATATGGCAAAGCCAAACCAAGTTGAACGTAAATGGTATGTAATTGACGCTGAAGGTCAAACTTTAGGTCGTCTTTCAAGTGAAGTTGCCTCTATCCTTCGTGGTAAACATAAACCTACATTTACTCCACATGTGGATACAGGAGATCATGTTATTATTATTAATGCAGAAAAAATTGAGTTAACAGGTAATAAAGCTAAAGATAAAGTTTACTACCGTCACACTGGACATCCAGGTGGAATTAAGTCAATCACTGCTGGTGAGTTACGTGAAAAGAACCCAGTGCGATTACTTGAGAAATCTATTAAAGGTATGCTACCTAAGAATACACTTGGACGTAAACAAGGTATGAAATTACATGTCTATGCAGGCAGTGAGCATAACCATCAAGCACAAAAACCAGAAGTTTACGAACTTCGTGGATAA
- the cwlD gene encoding N-acetylmuramoyl-L-alanine amidase CwlD, which yields MEKWLKGGAFALGVVTLLFIIQYQFLSNDSWSTWRLPLSGKVIILDPGHGGVDGGAVSKSGLLEKDVTLDISLQLRDYLQEAGALVLMTREEDQDLADGDLQGIRNRKVQDLKRRVQLVNESDGDMFVSVHLNAIPSPKWRGAQTFYNRAIEENEPLAKFVQDEIRRNLENTNRSAKPIGSVYLLKRAQIPGVLIEVGFLSNPSEAELLETTEYQQKVAASIYQGILRYHTDEPIPSS from the coding sequence ATGGAGAAGTGGCTGAAAGGTGGAGCTTTTGCTCTCGGGGTTGTCACCTTGTTATTCATTATACAATATCAGTTTTTAAGTAATGATTCTTGGTCTACATGGCGCTTACCGTTATCGGGTAAAGTGATTATTTTGGATCCTGGCCACGGTGGTGTTGATGGGGGGGCAGTATCTAAAAGTGGTCTACTAGAAAAGGATGTTACATTGGATATTAGTCTTCAATTACGTGATTATTTACAGGAAGCAGGGGCATTGGTGTTAATGACCAGAGAGGAAGACCAAGACCTTGCTGATGGAGATTTGCAAGGGATCCGCAATCGTAAAGTCCAAGATTTAAAACGACGTGTTCAATTAGTGAATGAGTCGGATGGTGATATGTTCGTTAGTGTCCATCTTAATGCGATACCTTCACCGAAATGGAGAGGTGCACAGACCTTCTATAATCGAGCGATAGAAGAGAATGAACCTTTGGCAAAATTTGTACAAGACGAGATTAGACGAAACCTAGAAAATACAAATCGCTCCGCAAAGCCAATTGGAAGTGTCTACTTATTAAAACGAGCCCAAATACCTGGGGTACTTATTGAAGTTGGCTTTTTATCGAACCCAAGTGAAGCAGAATTGCTGGAAACGACCGAATATCAGCAAAAAGTTGCCGCCTCGATTTATCAGGGGATTTTACGCTATCATACCGATGAACCTATACCATCCTCATAA
- a CDS encoding PTS mannitol transporter subunit IICBA: MAQSNIKVKVQKFGNFLSSMVLPNIGAFIAWGLITALFIPTGFFPNETLAALVGPMVTYLLPLLIGYTGGKLVHDQRGGVVGAIATMGVIVGAPDTPMFLGAMVMGPLGAYVIKKFDQAIEGKVRSGFEMLVNNFSAGILGGILAVLALLGVGPAVNAFTAVLVTGVDWLIDAGLLPLTSILIEPAKILFLNNAINHGVLTPIGLEQVQQAGKSILFLLESNPGPGLGVLLAFMLFGRGTAKQSAPGAAIIHFFGGIHEIYFPYVLMKPMLLVSVVAGGMSGVFTLVLLGGGLVAPASPGSILAITAVTPPEGMAYVANFAAVIVAGAVSFIISAIVLKTSKKQDEDINQAAQKMEQMKGKKSSVAGQVSAENPGKLPGEVNKIVFACDAGMGSSAMGASLLRKKVKEAGLDISVTNTAISNLPADAQVVITQEELTPRATSKLPDAYHISVDNFLSSPEYDKLIATLQGGITEEQAELVEESEKDAVDVEPNMDEDDDLLLEENIFIGQEFATKEEAIRFAGEALVKAGYVEDSYVDAMIEREGITTTYMGNNVAIPHGTEEAKKAVIKSGFTVIQVPNGVEFNGEKAKMIFGIAGKDGTHLEILSGIAVICSEQENVDQMVQAKTAKELKDIINSK; encoded by the coding sequence GTGGCGCAATCAAATATTAAAGTTAAAGTACAGAAGTTTGGTAACTTCCTGAGCTCAATGGTTTTGCCGAACATTGGTGCTTTTATAGCTTGGGGATTAATTACAGCATTATTTATTCCAACAGGTTTCTTTCCGAATGAAACCCTTGCTGCCTTAGTTGGTCCAATGGTTACCTACCTGTTACCTTTATTAATCGGTTACACGGGCGGTAAGCTTGTTCATGATCAACGTGGTGGAGTAGTTGGTGCAATTGCTACAATGGGGGTCATTGTTGGGGCACCAGATACTCCGATGTTTTTAGGTGCCATGGTGATGGGACCATTAGGAGCTTATGTCATAAAAAAATTCGACCAAGCGATTGAAGGAAAAGTAAGGTCTGGATTTGAGATGCTCGTTAACAACTTTTCTGCTGGAATTCTTGGTGGTATCCTTGCCGTACTGGCGCTCTTAGGAGTTGGTCCGGCGGTTAATGCTTTTACAGCCGTACTTGTTACAGGTGTTGACTGGCTGATTGATGCGGGGTTATTGCCATTAACGAGTATTTTAATCGAACCCGCGAAAATTTTATTTTTAAATAACGCGATTAATCATGGTGTGCTAACACCAATCGGTTTGGAGCAGGTACAGCAGGCTGGAAAGTCAATTTTATTCTTGCTAGAGTCAAATCCGGGACCTGGTCTAGGCGTACTTTTAGCTTTCATGTTGTTTGGTAGAGGTACTGCTAAACAATCAGCCCCAGGAGCAGCGATTATTCACTTCTTTGGTGGAATTCATGAGATTTACTTCCCGTATGTTCTAATGAAACCAATGCTTCTTGTTTCTGTTGTCGCTGGTGGAATGAGTGGAGTCTTTACATTAGTCTTATTAGGTGGAGGACTGGTTGCACCGGCATCTCCAGGAAGTATCCTAGCGATTACAGCGGTCACTCCTCCAGAAGGAATGGCTTATGTAGCAAACTTTGCAGCTGTCATCGTAGCAGGTGCGGTATCATTCATAATTTCAGCAATCGTGTTGAAAACAAGCAAGAAACAAGACGAGGATATTAATCAAGCTGCGCAGAAGATGGAACAAATGAAAGGTAAGAAAAGCTCTGTAGCTGGGCAGGTATCTGCTGAGAATCCAGGAAAGCTACCAGGAGAAGTTAATAAAATTGTTTTTGCATGTGATGCTGGTATGGGTTCAAGTGCGATGGGGGCTTCATTACTTCGTAAAAAGGTTAAAGAAGCTGGATTGGATATATCGGTTACGAATACAGCAATTAGTAACCTTCCAGCTGATGCTCAAGTTGTCATTACTCAGGAAGAATTGACACCTCGTGCTACGAGCAAACTACCAGATGCATACCACATTTCAGTTGATAACTTCTTATCAAGCCCTGAATACGACAAACTAATCGCAACTCTACAAGGTGGTATCACTGAAGAACAAGCCGAGCTTGTCGAGGAATCTGAGAAAGATGCAGTTGATGTCGAACCAAACATGGATGAAGATGATGATCTATTGCTAGAGGAGAACATCTTTATCGGTCAGGAGTTTGCTACAAAAGAAGAAGCGATCCGATTTGCGGGAGAAGCGTTAGTTAAGGCTGGATACGTAGAAGATAGCTATGTTGATGCAATGATTGAACGAGAGGGAATTACAACAACTTACATGGGCAATAATGTAGCAATTCCACATGGGACTGAAGAGGCGAAAAAAGCCGTGATCAAATCTGGTTTTACAGTTATTCAAGTACCAAATGGAGTAGAATTTAACGGGGAAAAAGCCAAAATGATCTTCGGAATTGCTGGAAAAGATGGAACACACTTAGAGATCCTTTCAGGAATCGCAGTCATTTGTTCAGAACAAGAGAATGTAGATCAAATGGTACAAGCTAAAACCGCAAAAGAATTAAAGGATATCATCAATAGTAAATAA